In Clarias gariepinus isolate MV-2021 ecotype Netherlands chromosome 9, CGAR_prim_01v2, whole genome shotgun sequence, a single window of DNA contains:
- the LOC128530490 gene encoding uncharacterized protein LOC128530490 isoform X2: protein MKLFYFFLLFFTNGVNLTKGQLHMEFPGEMLLRFVFHPNYSFYTKYCCKFTRYGCMVFVNSKGYVHSAYEGRIETNAYPGIFDVRIWNVHSNDAGTYRCEIRTPQNSIYQDFQVVIADVETAMNPILDIPKSTIPPVHQILDTHQEISSNGKWSLKFLLGTIFGIVVITLIISITLAVICYKKKSKDTCVRSVRSAPSVTEEQLPQELIYTTVDFKCHQKTFNIYANLDIHNSRPDLGNALPPQDNVEYASIAGVL from the exons ATGAAGCTTTTctacttttttcttctctttttcacaAATG GTGTAAATCTAACAAAAGGACAACTACATATGGAGTTCCCTGGAGAAATGCTTCTAAGATTTGTTTTTCATCCGAACTACAGTTTCTATACAAAGTATTGTTGTAAGTTTACTAGATATGGGTGCATGGTTTTTGTGAATAGCAAGGGATATGTTCACAGTGCTTACGAAGGAAGAATAGAAACTAATGCATACCCTGGAATATTTGATGTTCGAATCTGGAATGTGCATTCAAATGATGCTGGGACATATAGATGTGAAATCCGTACACCACAAAACAGCATTTACCAGGATTTTCAAGTTGTTATAGCTG ATGTTGAAACTGCAATGAATCCAATACTAGACATTCCAAAATCTACCATCCCACCAGTGCACCAAATATTAGATACACACCAGGAGATATCTAG TAATGGAAAATGGAGCTTGAAATTCCTACTGGGAACCATTTTTGGCATTGTAGTAATCACTCTCATTATATCCATCACTCTGGCAGTGATCTGCTATAAAAAGAAGTCAAAAG ATACATGTGTTAGAAGCGTCCGCAGTGCACCCAGTGTTACTGAAGAA CAGCTACCTCAGGAGCTCATCTACACTACAGTGGATTTCAAATGTCATCAAAAAACTTTCAACATATACGCCAACCTGGACATCCACAACTCAAGACCTGATTTAGGCAATGCACTGCCACCACAGGACAATGTAGAGTATGCTTCAATAGCTGGGGTTCTATGA
- the LOC128530490 gene encoding uncharacterized protein LOC128530490 isoform X1 produces MKLFYFFLLFFTNAGVNLTKGQLHMEFPGEMLLRFVFHPNYSFYTKYCCKFTRYGCMVFVNSKGYVHSAYEGRIETNAYPGIFDVRIWNVHSNDAGTYRCEIRTPQNSIYQDFQVVIADVETAMNPILDIPKSTIPPVHQILDTHQEISSNGKWSLKFLLGTIFGIVVITLIISITLAVICYKKKSKDTCVRSVRSAPSVTEEQLPQELIYTTVDFKCHQKTFNIYANLDIHNSRPDLGNALPPQDNVEYASIAGVL; encoded by the exons ATGAAGCTTTTctacttttttcttctctttttcacaAATG CAGGTGTAAATCTAACAAAAGGACAACTACATATGGAGTTCCCTGGAGAAATGCTTCTAAGATTTGTTTTTCATCCGAACTACAGTTTCTATACAAAGTATTGTTGTAAGTTTACTAGATATGGGTGCATGGTTTTTGTGAATAGCAAGGGATATGTTCACAGTGCTTACGAAGGAAGAATAGAAACTAATGCATACCCTGGAATATTTGATGTTCGAATCTGGAATGTGCATTCAAATGATGCTGGGACATATAGATGTGAAATCCGTACACCACAAAACAGCATTTACCAGGATTTTCAAGTTGTTATAGCTG ATGTTGAAACTGCAATGAATCCAATACTAGACATTCCAAAATCTACCATCCCACCAGTGCACCAAATATTAGATACACACCAGGAGATATCTAG TAATGGAAAATGGAGCTTGAAATTCCTACTGGGAACCATTTTTGGCATTGTAGTAATCACTCTCATTATATCCATCACTCTGGCAGTGATCTGCTATAAAAAGAAGTCAAAAG ATACATGTGTTAGAAGCGTCCGCAGTGCACCCAGTGTTACTGAAGAA CAGCTACCTCAGGAGCTCATCTACACTACAGTGGATTTCAAATGTCATCAAAAAACTTTCAACATATACGCCAACCTGGACATCCACAACTCAAGACCTGATTTAGGCAATGCACTGCCACCACAGGACAATGTAGAGTATGCTTCAATAGCTGGGGTTCTATGA
- the lamtor5 gene encoding ragulator complex protein LAMTOR5, with product MEATLEQHLDDTMKNPAIVGVLCTDAQGHNLGCRGSLSDEHGGVVSVLAKQAASLTKDPTDMPTVCLESDSGNVLVRTHGTITVAMHKMVS from the exons ATGGAGGCTACACTAGAGCAGCACCTCGACGATAC AATGAAGAATCCTGCGATTGTAGGAGTTTTGTGTACAGACGCCCAAGGGCATAATCTTGGAT GCCGTGGCTCCCTTTCCGATGAACATGGTGGAGTTGTGTCTGTTCTGGCTAAACAGGCTGCCTCTCTAACTAAAGATCCAACAGACATGCCTACTGTGTGTCTCGAATCTGATTCAGG gAATGTGCTGGTGAGGACACACGGTACCATCACAGTAGCTATGCACAAGATGGTGTCTTGA
- the prok1 gene encoding prokineticin-1, translated as MSLLILFSVLFASLSGGRCAVITGACDRDVQCGIGMCCAVSLWLRGLRMCTPEGFEGDECHPFSHKVPFPGKRQHHTCPCLPHLVCTRFADSRYRCTKDYKSIDF; from the exons ATGAGTCTGCTCATCTTATTCTCGGTACTCTTTGCATCTCTGAGCGGTGGCAGATGTGCTGTGATCACTGGA gcaTGTGACAGGGACGTCCAGTGCGGCATAGGGATGTGCTGTGCGGTCAGCCTGTGGCTGCGGGGCCTACGGATGTGCACGCCAGAGGGGTTTGAGGGAGATGAGTGTCATCCGTTTAGCCACAAA GTCCCTTTCCCTGGAAAAAGACAGCATCACACCTGCCCCTGTTTGCCTCATTTAGTGTGCACTAGATTTGCTGACAGCAGATACCGGTGTACTAAAGATTACAAAAGTATAGACTTTTAA
- the LOC128530488 gene encoding pepsin A-like encodes MKQILILCVLVALSQCIRVPLIKGKTARQRLQEKGLWEEYRMKYPYQPWAKFVQNGQESMTNDADLSYYGEITIGTPGQSFTVLMDTGSANLWVPSVYCSSQACQNHDQFNPQQSSTFQSTNESISVQYGTGSMTGYMGYDTVTVGGISVQNQIFGLSETEAPFMASMAADGIMGLAYQAVSSDGATPVFDNMMSQGLVSQDVFSVYLSSNEQQGSMLLLGEIDSSYYTGSIYWIPLSSESYYQVTMDSVTINGQVVACNGGCQAIIDTGTSLIIGPSSGISNLNAYLGAQTDQYGDSIVSCNLQSLPSVTFNINGYAFAIPPSSFVTQGSSGCQTGFSAGNFGSSFSWILGDVFIRNWYTIFNRSNNSVGLAQLA; translated from the exons ATGAAACAGATTCTGATCCTGTGTGTTTTGGTGGCACTCTCGCAGTGCATCAG GGTGCCATTGATCAAGGGCAAAACAGCACGACAGAGGCTGCAGGAGAAAGGTCTATGGGAGGAATACAGAATGAAATATCCTTACCAACCCTGGGCCAAGTTTGTTCAGAATGGTCAAGAATCCATGACCAACGATGCTGAT CTTTCCTACTATGGTGAGATCACCATCGGAACTCCTGGTCAGTCCTTTACTGTGCTTATGGACACAGGTTCAGCTAACCTGTGGGTGCCATCTGTCTACTGCTCAAGCCAAGCCTGCC agaaCCATGATCAGTTCAATCCACAGCAGTCCAGCACTTTCCAGAGCACCAATGAGTCTATCTCTGTTCAGTATGGGACAGGCAGTATGACTGGCTACATGGGATACGACACTGTCACA GTTGGTGGAATCTCAGTGCAAAATCAGATCTTTGGACTGAGTGAGACTGAGGCGCCCTTCATGGCCAGCATGGCAGCAGATGGCATCATGGGACTGGCCTACCAAGCGGTTTCCTCTGATGGTGCCACTCCTGTCTTTGACAACATGATGAGTCAGGGCTTGGTCTCCCAGGATGTCTTCTCAGTCTACCTGAGCAGCAA tgAGCAACAAGGCAGCATGCTGTTACTGGGTGAGATTGACAGCTCCTACTACACTGGTAGCATCTACTGGATCCCTCTTTCCTCTGAGAGCTACTATCAGGTCACCATGGACAG CGTTACCATCAATGGACAAGTTGTTGCTTGTAACGGCGGATGTCAAGCTATTATTGATACTGGTACTTCCCTTATTATTGGGCCAAGCAGTGGCATCAGCAATCTCAATGCCTATCTTGGTGCCCAGACAGACCAATATGGAGAT TCTATAGTGAGCTGCAATCTCCAGAGCCTGCCTTCAGTTACTTTCAACATTAATGGCTATGCCTTCGCCATTCCTCCCTCATCCTTTGTCACTCAG GGCTCCAGTGGCTGCCAAACAGGTTTCTCAGCTGGCAACTTTGGAAGCAGTTTCTCTTGGATCTTGGGAGACGTTTTCATCAGGAATTGGTACACCATCTTTAATAGGAGCAACAACTCTGTCGGTCTGGCTCAGCTGGCTTAA
- the LOC128530490 gene encoding uncharacterized protein LOC128530490 isoform X3, which translates to MEFPGEMLLRFVFHPNYSFYTKYCCKFTRYGCMVFVNSKGYVHSAYEGRIETNAYPGIFDVRIWNVHSNDAGTYRCEIRTPQNSIYQDFQVVIADVETAMNPILDIPKSTIPPVHQILDTHQEISSNGKWSLKFLLGTIFGIVVITLIISITLAVICYKKKSKDTCVRSVRSAPSVTEEQLPQELIYTTVDFKCHQKTFNIYANLDIHNSRPDLGNALPPQDNVEYASIAGVL; encoded by the exons ATGGAGTTCCCTGGAGAAATGCTTCTAAGATTTGTTTTTCATCCGAACTACAGTTTCTATACAAAGTATTGTTGTAAGTTTACTAGATATGGGTGCATGGTTTTTGTGAATAGCAAGGGATATGTTCACAGTGCTTACGAAGGAAGAATAGAAACTAATGCATACCCTGGAATATTTGATGTTCGAATCTGGAATGTGCATTCAAATGATGCTGGGACATATAGATGTGAAATCCGTACACCACAAAACAGCATTTACCAGGATTTTCAAGTTGTTATAGCTG ATGTTGAAACTGCAATGAATCCAATACTAGACATTCCAAAATCTACCATCCCACCAGTGCACCAAATATTAGATACACACCAGGAGATATCTAG TAATGGAAAATGGAGCTTGAAATTCCTACTGGGAACCATTTTTGGCATTGTAGTAATCACTCTCATTATATCCATCACTCTGGCAGTGATCTGCTATAAAAAGAAGTCAAAAG ATACATGTGTTAGAAGCGTCCGCAGTGCACCCAGTGTTACTGAAGAA CAGCTACCTCAGGAGCTCATCTACACTACAGTGGATTTCAAATGTCATCAAAAAACTTTCAACATATACGCCAACCTGGACATCCACAACTCAAGACCTGATTTAGGCAATGCACTGCCACCACAGGACAATGTAGAGTATGCTTCAATAGCTGGGGTTCTATGA
- the LOC128530489 gene encoding pepsin A-like → MKLILALCALVAFAECIRVPLIKGKTARQKLQEKGLWEEYRKKHPYSPLVKFQQTGTEPMTNDADLSYYGVISIGSPPQSFQVIFDSGSSNLWVPSIYCSSQACQNHNKFNPTQSSTFQTNNQALSIQYGTGSMTGYLGYDTVTVGGISVQNQIFGLSETEAPFMASMTADGILGLAYQSIASDNATPVFDNMMSQGLVSQDVFSVYLSSNGQQGSEVLFGEIDTSYYTGSIYWIPLSSESYYQVTMNSVTINGQTVACSGGCQAIIDTGTSLIVGPTSDINNINSWVGATVDQYGDATVNCNNIQSMPSVTFTLNGYTFTISPSSYVNQDTCNTGFSGSGDSLWILGDVFIRNYYTIFNRQTNSVGLAQLA, encoded by the exons ATGAAGCTGATCCTGGCCTTGTGTGCCTTAGTGGCATTTGCAGAATGCATCAG GGTGCCTTTGATCAAGGGTAAGACCGCACGTCAGAAACTACAAGAGAAAGGACTATGGGAGGAGTACAGAAAGAAACATCCCTACAGCCCACTGGTCAAGTTTCAGCAGACTGGTACTGAGCCCATGACCAATGATGCTGAT CTCTCTTACTACGGAGTGATTTCCATTGGCAGTCCTCCTCAGTCCTTCCAAGTGATTTTTGATAGTGGCTCTTCCAACTTGTGGGTGCCTTCTATCTACTGCTCAAGCCAGGCTTGCC AGAACCACAATAAATTCAACCCAACACAGTCCAGCACTTTCCAGACCAACAACCAGGCTCTGTCCATTCAGTATGGCACAGGCAGCATGACTGGATACCTGGGTTATGACACTGTGACG GTTGGTGGAATCTCTGTGCAAAATCAGATCTTTGGACTGAGTGAGACTGAGGCGCCCTTCATGGCCAGCATGACAGCAGATGGCATCCTGGGTCTGGCCTATCAATCCATTGCTTCTGATAATGCCACTCCCGTCTTTGACAACATGATGAGTCAGGGCTTGGTCTCCCAGGATGTCTTCTCCGTCTACCTGAGCAGCAA TGGTCAGCAGGGCAGTGAGGTACTGTTTGGTGAGATTGACACCTCCTACTACACTGGTAGCATCTACTGGATCCCTCTGTCCTCAGAGAGCTACTACCAGGTCACCATGAACAG TGTTACTATCAATGGCCAGACTGTTGCTTGCTCTGGAGGATGCCAGGCTATTATTGACACTGGCACGTCCCTTATTGTTGGGCCAACCTCAGATATCAACAACATTAACTCCTGGGTGGGCGCCACTGTTGACCAATATggagat GCTACTGTGAACTGTAATAACATCCAAAGCATGCCTTCAGTTACCTTCACCCTTAATGGCTACACCTTCACCATCTCTCCCTCATCCTACGTCAATCAG GACACTTGCAATACAGGTTTTAGTGGCAGCGGTGACTCTCTGTGGATTCTTGGTGATGTTTTCATCCGAAACTACTACACCATCTTCAACAGGCAGACTAACAGCGTTGGCCTGGCTCAGCTTGCTTAA